The Melospiza georgiana isolate bMelGeo1 chromosome 19, bMelGeo1.pri, whole genome shotgun sequence genome segment CGTGGCCAGGAGGGAGAGCCAGGGGaggggcagagctctgtgcaaaGCCAAATCCGCAGCTCAGATGGTTTGTGATGCTCCTGGTCACGCTAAAACCCTTTGCCCTTGCCCTGTGAGGAAAGGAGGAagctgagctggctgtgggGGAGATctgcctgtgcccccagctacaCCCAGCCAAGCTCAGGGTGTGTTTCCACCTCTCCTTCCCCCATTCCTGGGCAGAGGATGAGCTGCCTGCACTGGACTGCCAGCCCCAGTGATGTGAGGCTGAGCACAGGTACCTCAGGTTGGTGGTGTACACAttgggctgcccaggggagggaaagggcagcaacagctccctgtcctggcagcttctGTGGGGAGAAATCACTGGAGACTGTGAATTTTGGAGATTGGCTCCTGAGAGAGGGCAAAAGTTACCCAGCACCTTTCTGAagcacctccagcccctccagtcctgctctcctgctggagctgggaaggcagcCAGCTTTGGCAAGGCAGAGGCTGCACTAAACTGTTgttcttccttctgcttctcctAAATATCACCGAAATGCCATGGATTGTCCTCAGGCTCAGCCACGCCTGCTGCAGCTGTACCAGCCTTACCCCAAGGAAagaggctgctggcagcacccagggTGAGCTGGGGTTTGGGTGGGAGGTCTGTGCCCCCAGACCAAAGCACCAGCACAGAGtcaggaagggaaaacagaTTTCCCAGGAAtaaccagcctgctcctgtgGTCATCCCACCCCAACCCCCCAGGACAGTGATGATCAGGATGAGTTACACCTCTCAGcatttgcttttctccttgTTCCATCCTTTCCTGCATTTAACacgctgctgcagcagcacaggagcagcaggtgggCTCCAGTGACCTGACATATGGCCATCTGGAGAATCTTTATTTATGACTCTCCACACACATCTCCTCTGTATCTTGACATCTGTGCTcgggtgcagggctgggctgcccaaggaggtggcagctccatgtgcAGAAATGATGCTGCAGGGGAAGAGGTGCTCAGAGACCATAAGGCAAAAGTCTGCTCAGTGAAAAGGATGAAACCCAAGAGATGTGCATAGGGCAGGTTTTTCACCTCCTCCAGACCTGGTCACTCCCCTCCACAGGAGGTTAACACAAAGGCTGCCAGCCTGGAATGAGTGCTGTGACTCAGCAGAGCTTGGAGGAGAGAGGATGAAGGTCTCATGTCAGAGCCACAGCACCAGGAAACaactgccagcacagagggtTGGCTTAtctgggcacacacagctgaTTTCTGCTCTTCCCATATCTGGAATATGCCCCAGATCTCTTCCTCCTCCGGGGAATCTGCTCAGAGAGAAGGGTGGGATGACCCACACCTCTACAAACCATCCTCAGAGGGATTGTTACCCaccacagcactgctcagccaCAGGGAGCACTGACACATTTCTCACCTTTAGCCAGTGTCCTTCTGGCCTCTGATTTCATTGCAGAAAGCCACAAAAGGGtgtctcctctcctttcccaaaAGGGAGCAGGTTTCCAGCACAGGCGATAGCTGCAACTCCAAAAATGCAGCATGGGATTGGGGAGAAGAAGaaacaaccccaaaatccaaacagAGCAGGGACTTTGTTAACATTCAGGAGATGTGAAGAAGACCTTGGAGAACCTAAAAGTCAGCAGGTGCTGAGACATAATCCTCTTCCACCTCAGCTCCACTTGCCCATGCTGTCCTTGAGTCCCTCCTGGTATAGGCAAAGCTTTCTGCTTGTCCCTGCAATTCCCCCAGACTCTGCTGGGTTTGGACTGCTGACACAAGAAAAGATTGAATAACCTAAGCCACACGATGAACCTCAAGCTCTGAAAAGTCTCCAATGCTCAGAAATGTGCTCTATCTGCTGTATTAAAAATAGCAGGACTGGAACAAAGGCGTGttcctgtcctgcagcctcATGGAGCAGTGCCCCTGGACCACTTGGGCACCCAGACTGGACACACACCTCTGCAGGTGTGCACACACTGGTTTTCACACCCTGTGCTGCCTATTTCAGGTTTGAAATTGCTGACAAGTTAGAACAGTCTGCCACATGCTTTCCATTTCTTGTTTGGAACAGCCTCTACCACATTTACCAGGTCTGGCCTGTCACTCCTCCTCAGCGTCCTCCAGTTCCACATCCTCCCCTGCCCCCCTCCAACACCGTCTTTAATCCTATTAATACCACCTAATAATTACTTTGTTCCAAGCCTGCTGAGTAACGACTGCCAACGCTTCTATTTCATTACTATTCCTGTAAAGAAACCAAGCTTTGAACACGCTGGATTTCTGCAGAGGAGTGACAAGGACTGTGCTTGCTGTCCTCCTTGCCCACACCTTCCATGGGGCAGGAGAACAGCCAGGCACTTTACTCTCCATGCACCTACAACAGTCACAACTGTGTGAGATGTGGTTGAGAATGATGAGCTaattaaaatcaaaaaaaataaaacacagttaAGAGAAAAACATAAATGTGGGAGGAAGATAAAAGGCAGTGACCAAGGAGTATCTATGACTTAGGTATCTTCTAAGAACTACCCCATGTTCCCTGGCTCAAACCAACAGTTTGAGCTCACCTCAGTTCCTCCAGAGGTGCTGGGCTTTGGCTTTTCCTTCACTTATCAAAATAAAGTCTGTTCAACTTAGAATTCAACCTACACGGATGAGAGCAATTCAAAGCACCAGCGTAAGCAGCGCAGAGCACGGAGGAAGAGTGAATTAATAACTTCCTTCATTAAAGCTTACCTTCAAAGAAGTCAGCAACAGAACTCGTCATCACCATCTTCTTgcagacatttatttttatattcacaAGAGGATGAATGTAAGAGAAATTTATGGAGATGCTAAATCAAGGCTTTTGTTCCTAACTAGAAAGAAGTCGCTCTCAGCAGTTTAATTATTGTCTTAGTGCAGGACTGACGTTTCAAACGCTGTGCTCTTTCACTAACtcctttaaaatcaaattacatAAGAGATTAAGGTAACATGACGTAAGAGAAGTAATGCCACCTCCTGAAAAAACAACTTTTGCATAATTTCGCTCAGTTATCCCTACACCCATCCTGATCTGGTCACACCTGGTTCCCAGTGGCTGTGCTGAACAAGGAGCCCAaacccaggcagcagcagagctgaaaataATCAGTTCATCCCCTTTCCAAAGCCATTTCATCCCTGCTGAAACCAATCCCCTCTCAGAGACCTACAGCCTCCACCGTGCAAAGGACAAGCACATCAGGACACCTCCACATGGTACACTGAAAAAATGAGGCTGTTTTATTGATGATTAGACTGCACTGGCAACAAGCATCAAGCTAATACAGACAGACTTCAACCAAAGCATGAGCTTTGAATCAGAAGTCAATAAGTGACATGATGCCTTAATAAATTAAGGAAGTTAATTCCTCCCCGTTGTCAAATCTTCACTTGAAGTTCTTTGCAAATTCCTCTCCTTTCTTAATAGAGCCCTTCAGCTCAGACATGGCTGCAGCAACCATCTTCTCTTCAAAGGGGGAGAGCTTGCCAAGGCCTAGGTTCTTCTCAATTCCTTTTTTCTGAGGGAAAGAGGATTTAAGGATTAACCATTCATTGAATGACCTGAAGAGTAGCTTAACAGTTCTGACTGAGTATTATCCAGCTGAGACAGGGACCCAGCCTGGCACCTGTGTCATCTCTAGTCTGCCAACCTTGTGCTTCCTGGAAAGAAGCTTCTTACTATCTGTGGCAACTTCTAGAGCCCTCACCAACTTCTCATTCACTGTTCACATGTGTGAAACCAGAAGCcaacccagcagctccttcaaGAGGAGACTGTCACCAACTGACCCTTCCTAACTCCACACCCACCATGTGGCAAGAGGATCTCCTCTGGTGTGTGTCCTTTTCTTGCCATCTCAAACTGCCCCAGAGTGGCACTCCCACGTTTTCAAGATGTCTATATTCCCTCTTAATATCCCTCTGCTTCCACCCCCTCACCAGCAAACACCACCCTTTGCATCCCAGCAGCCATGACAGGGCTGCAGCATCACTGTTTTCCACTCCCCCGGGGTATGGGTGACAAAAGGAACACTGCTTTCAGAGTTCAGCAGAGGTCCTGAAAGCAAGCTGTTAATCCTAATCCACGCTGCAGCTCCCCATGTGCCTCAGTTTGTGAGGATTTGCTTGCAGCAGATCAAGCTGAGGAGACAGGATTGCTGACTCTGGTTAATCATAGGAAAGCCCAGAGTAAACAGGCCTGGCTTGAGGCAAATGTGACCTCTTAAGCCAAGTCTGAACCTCTGGTTACTCAGTGACCTGCACTCTAAGAGCagataaaagcagcagcatccttgTCAAGCTGAGCTGTGTGCCTAAGTACCACACCCAAACACTGCAGACTCTTAAAGGCACACTCAGCAACAGCAGGCATGAGCTAAACTGAAACCCCTGAGTAAAACCCACATGAGGTTTCACTGCTGTTCTTAAGGCTTGTGATGTGAAGTACATACCCCAAGCTGCAGAGGTGTAGAGAAGTAGGGGACCTCTGTCACATCTGACCGAACAAAGGCACATTCAACAACCCCCTGCTTTCCACTCATGGCCTCCAACAGGGAGAATGCAAACCGAGCACCAGCATAGGCCATGGACAGGGTGGCAGATCCTGCAAGAGTTACACCACTTTCAGAACACAGCACACTGAAATTTGATACTTCCTTTAGCATCAAAGGTTTCCATACTAGTGTGCTGTCAGTAATAATGTGTCACTGACTTCAAGTTCATGGCCAGTCAGATAAAGCAGAAGCTTTTGGCCAGCTACATGTATCTAACTGATAAGATTTATAAAACAAACAGCTTAATTTGACAgagaaaattcttttaaagCCATAGGTGGTGTGGGATCAGTTAATATTTAGTGTTACATACTGAGCTGtagcacagcccaggcagcagctgacagaAGAGCAGTGAGAATGACAACCAGCAGTTCCTAAGCTGTAAATAAGAATAAACTGCAGAGGACTGCAGCCCTACAGACAGTCAACAAGAATTACCTGGGAGCTTTACTCAAGAACCCACCTGCTCCTGCTTTAGCTTGGACAACTTCAGTCCCAGCTTCTTGAATTCTTGCTGTAAGCTTCTCCAGCTGATCCTGAGGAAACTCCACTTTTGGTGTGCACTGGATGGGAAAAAAGAAGTTACTACAAGTACCAGAACCCCTCCAGATTCAGCATAAACACACAACATTTTTGTACCACTGCAGTTGTTATCAATAATTCTCAACTGGGCAAAATGGGTTTTCCCAGCTTGTGTGACACTGAGCAACTGTAAAAGTCAGAGCTGGGGTTACTGCATGGCTGGAACAggaacccagccatgcccagATCCTCAGGAACAAACCACAGCTTCACAGCCAAACCAGGCCTTGCCATGGCTCCTCACACTGTGTAGTCCTGTGCATTACAGACACCCTCCAAGCTTTAGGAATTTCAGAAAGTCATCCTGTAAATATCTGGGTCACCGTGGCATTATGGAAGTCAAGCCTCATGGAAGATCCAGTTTCCCAGCAGTATTTAGGAATTCACTGAACCTTCAGCTACAGCCACACCAGCAGCTTAAGCACAGTTGTGTCTGTCCCAATGGACTGCTTAACTAAAGCACCTCTCAGCACTCAGCCCTTGCTCTTATTCCCAAGAAAATCCTTCTCTAAAGGATACTTTATTCCCCACTTAGAGCACAGCTTTCCTCCCTTTTTGACAGACTGCTCCTGGCCACATCCCAGCACCTCCCCATGAGACTGCACCTGCTTCAGAACtgcatctcagcctggctgaagGGCCAGACTAGCAGTCATGGCTGGAACaggctccctgcacagcctgagctgtgctTTCAGTGCTTGAGCTTTGAGTGGGGTTTCCACCCCATCACAGCAAAATCAATTTTTCTCCTGTCATGAGATACCAGACAGGTATCTGTCAGGACACCTAAACACCCACACTACCCCTCAGTTCTTATCCCAAACTCTTTTAGAGGAAAGCTGGAACTGTTTATACTGCCCAGATGGGTTCAGATTTAGGCTGCTGCCTTGTACTTCATCCTGCACCCCATCCTAGAAGGAAAGCAGCCATGAGAGCAGGAAAACTCTCTGTGCTCTATCCTAGCACATCTCCTTTATATCAACCCTAACATGCTGCTGAGTGTGCTGCCACCCACAGCTGTCACCCTGACTCACCTGAGAGATCAGAGGGATGATGGTCTTCCCAGCATGGCCACCAATAACTGGCACAGCTACTCGAGCTGGATCCAAGCCCTGAAGGAAACACAAAACTTTCCAGCTTCTGAAGCACACAGGCAAGAAAAACAAGTGACTTCACTCCCTGTCCTGGATATCAGGACACACAGGGCAGGAGTTCCAGAGGAGCTGCACTCTAGGGACAAAGCCACATCCACAGAGCAGAACTCTGGGTGGCTCTGATCACTTCATACAGTTCCAGGATATTATTACTGCAGGGCTGGGTAAAGAGCAGCACAACATAAACACCAGCAGGGCTATTAAGAGCAGTAACCTGTCACAGCTCCTGATACTTTGCAGAGTATCCTgtgacacacagcacagagttTGACTTgcaaacacacaccacagctCAAGCCTCTCCTCTGGTTGCATGGCAGGGTTGGGAATGCCAAGGGAATTAAGGCCAACACTCAGCTCACttgcagggctcagctgtgaAAAGGAAAGGTCAAAGTCTCTCGAACCACATTTTGCAAGAAACCTTATCTTGAGGCTCCTCTAAATAAGGGAGACAGGGAATCACTGCCTTTGCCTCTAGCTGCACAGAAATCTGAGCTCCTTTGGCTCTCTGCAGTGATTTTGGAAGCACTTGATAGATCTGATGATCAAAGCAAGCAGCATCCCTCCCCCTGCACATTAACCATGACCTGCCTTGAGTTCAGCCACAAAAGTATTTGCTCTGACGATGTCCAGTGTTGTAACACCAAAGATTTTGTTGGGGTTGTACACACCATGCTTCTTGAAGACCTCTGAAGTTATTGGGATGGTTGAATTTACCTACAAGCAAGAAAAGGCCAGCACTGATTAAAAGCAGTTTAATAAAGAAGCCAATGCATGAACTTAACAGGCCAATTAGCAACCTGAACTATACTTCCAATTTGGAATCAACTGTAGCCAATTACTTTAATGCCTAAATTGAAAAGCAATTTACAGTCAGGCTGGAataaaaatcattaattttaaataaccATTAAGACAATAAATTTGTTCATTCCCATTACAAAGGCTCCTCCCTTAGTGAGCTAAGGCTTTTATCCCAGCTAATACACCAGCTTGCATTATAACCAGTCACACAGACTTGGAGATATTAAGCACTTTTACATCCAAGTTTTCTCTGAATTAAAAACAGCCAAGAAAAATGGGTTAGTAGAACCAGGCTTTTCTGCAAATACACAGCAGACTTTATACATACTGGTCAAAATTAGTAGGAATTTGGATTACTCTAATATTTGGTATACTCTAGTATCTGGAATTTGGTGAGGTTTTTCCTCTACATTCCAAGGTCTCCAGAAAACACTTACTGGGTTAGAAATGATACAGATCATGGCTTCTGGACAGTGCTTTGCACAGGCAGTTGTCAAAGAGGCAACAATGCTGGCATTGGTGTTGAACAGGTCGTCACGGGTCATACCTaaaacacagccagggcaggattCCAGGTTACCCACAGTGACCATCACAGGCAGGAAATGCAGTCAAAATCCAAAATGAaaactctgctctgcacagacacacaTCTGGTCTCACAGATCAAGAACAAATTCTCCAGCTGCAGTAATGAAATGGCTCCACAGGCAACTCCTGTCACTAACAAAGAGATCAGCCCTTCCCAGGAGCAACCAGCCCAACAGAACCCActgcactgaggctgcctgAGTGCACTGTGACCACACAGCCCACACcaggtgctcagagcagcacaaCTGCCCCCAGGATGAACTCTCCTTCCTCTTTTAAGTCACTTCCACCACTACAGTTTAAATGACAACTGCTGTGTGCTGGTTGTGCAAGTGCTACCCCCTATTGCTATTGCAGCAACTACTTTAACCATGAAAAATGAAGATTTAGAAAGAGCTAGGCTCTTTCTGAAGTCTAGAATATTGTTATGCTCCTAATAGGATACTGGAAAACAGATATGGAGGAGgtcagaaatatttcaggaagGTTTAACAGAATTTATTCAGAGATGCCCCAAGAAGTTGCTGTAAAATTGACACAAAACAAAATTGATTATTACTCTTCTGCTGAGAAATTAAACAAAGAATCAGCTTTTATTCCTTGAGCATTGCTCTGGGACAAGGAACACTAAGGGAGATTTAGGGTCACTTGCATGAGAAGCCTTTGCAGCTCAGGCCCAAGGAGGAACCCCAGGAATCAATTTAGCCCATTTCAGAAGGGAGAGTGTCAGAAAGGCTGAAAGAGCTGCCTGGTACCACCAGGAGCTCAGGGGCAGGAGCATGGACAGACCCCTGACACCCCACcagacacagctctgagcagcagaactgcagagATCCACAACAAACAGAACCTACCTGGTTTTCTCGGGACTCCTGCTGGAATAACAACAACATCACAGCCCTTCAGACATTCTGGCAACTGCTCAGGTCCCATGTAGCCTGAAATGGAAGACATTCAGGCATTATGTTTCTGACAGTTATGAAACAGTTGACACTTTGAAGTATAAAATCATGCCCAGAGGCATCCAAGtgtttttataaaatttaaCCTTCAATTTAGACTTGAtgctgaaaagcaaagaaacacaACTAAGGATGGATCCCatttgatgttttatttttatccttgtTTCAAAACTTACAGAATGAGAGTGGTGAGAATCTCACATTCACCTGTTTCCAAACTCTCAGTGTGGAGTGTATTTACTCTCCAAAAGCCTTGGCACTAGAACCAGTGCCCCCAAAGAACTGCAGATTGGCACATTCATGTGAAATGTCACCTTTTGGTGGTCAGATAAAAGAAAGATGAGCAGATTAAGTTTTGATTTCATCAGAATCTAAGAGAAAAGAAGCACATGGAATCCACCCAGGGAGTGCTACACCTATTTCTAGTCAAACTTTTAAATTCAGCACTCCTGAGATAATTTCACTGAATGCTTCCTGCCAGATGCCACAAATTCCCCTTCAACCCCAGCCCATATTTATCTCCATACACATCAACCTAATCAGCTAAACCTTAATTAATCATTCACTGCTTGAGGAAAAAGCTACTTAAATTGATCCTGGGCTTCAGGATCAGTGTGTGAGGACCTCCCCCCAGAGGCAACGAGCACTGAGGGTCGGAGCCACCCCTGTGGGAGGATCCCTTTGGCAGCCGGGCCATTCCCAGGGTACCTTTGACGCTGGCTTTGGTCTCGATGTGGCTCAGGTCGGCAGCCACGCCCGGCGTGTGAGCGATGTCGTAGAGGCTCAGCTTGCTCACCAGGGGGCTGTTCTTGAGCAGCAGCGACAGCGGCTGCCCGATGCCCCCCGAGGCCCCCAGCACGGCCACCTTGGCATGGTTCTGTGCAAAACAGACAGCAAACACGTtggagagctgctctggcactCACCCACCCTCCCCCAGCAGTGACCTTGGGGATTTCACCACTCTTTCTTTACTTTTAGTTCtgcttctcattttttttttttttttatcaagcACTGT includes the following:
- the MDH2 gene encoding malate dehydrogenase, mitochondrial; translation: MLSRLSTATALRRGIATSAQNHAKVAVLGASGGIGQPLSLLLKNSPLVSKLSLYDIAHTPGVAADLSHIETKASVKGYMGPEQLPECLKGCDVVVIPAGVPRKPGMTRDDLFNTNASIVASLTTACAKHCPEAMICIISNPVNSTIPITSEVFKKHGVYNPNKIFGVTTLDIVRANTFVAELKGLDPARVAVPVIGGHAGKTIIPLISQCTPKVEFPQDQLEKLTARIQEAGTEVVQAKAGAGSATLSMAYAGARFAFSLLEAMSGKQGVVECAFVRSDVTEVPYFSTPLQLGKKGIEKNLGLGKLSPFEEKMVAAAMSELKGSIKKGEEFAKNFK